TATGCACACACACACTCCAAAAGTGAAGCTAGTGAAAGCTCTTTAATATGATGAATAGTATCCCAActcaaaattgaaagttcattTGTATGATATAATGATAAAGCAGACTAACATTTGCTGCAGAAATTTTTAGGAAACCTTTGACTTTTGTGGGTAGAGTCACTGCAAACCCTCACGAGAGTAAACTCGTCCATTAGGGTGACCTAGGGGTTCAAAGACTTGCTGCACATGGGAAGTGCAGTCGTGTAGCCTACGAAAGTGGCttgtattttagttttaatttttcacttttagtAGACATGGGTGCTTTGTGGATTGCTAGGGACTAGCAAGATTTAAGTTGGGGGGTgtgataacgccttaaaatgtatacttattatatatttatatgggcgttatctccttattactatacttaatttgtgtaattaagccatgatttgcattagtccctattatttatctttacataatttcttgaataaaatgctattcattatgtgtaattttctactttcagtaaattatgtgagaaagatgagtttacaggaatttgtgagagaatggaggtcaaactagaattaaagtggagttaaaggaccatgcttaaatgtctaaggaggtgtagctggagtgcttggatcgtctaccatgattggaagcttcaaataaggaaagaaatcaaagaggcagaatctgaaaaggaaaaatctgatttgagcactgatcagtattttgggcgtatctctctcctcaaaaatccaattgacgcaattggaaccgtgacttaaatatctacaactttccagttttgattttttcgaaattctcaatttttgaaggccgaaattaactcacaagttactgCTGTAAACCTGGATGGAAATAGTAAAATAgtcaatgttttattttctatgcCCACAAGACACTTGGTAACTCTTCAGGCCATGTTCCCTTTACCCCTACTAACTGGGACTTGATAATCCTGAGTAAGGTCCGATTTGTTACTTCCGTCTGTCCATTGGCCTGATGGTGGCTCGATGATGAGTACTTGTTTTTTATGCCCAAGCCCAAGCAAAATGATCTGAATTTCTGGTTGTCGAACTGACGACCGTTATCTGATATGATCATCTTGGGTATCTCGAACctacaaacaatatttttccatacaaaattttgtacctttgcttcGGTGATTGTTGCCaaggcttcagcttccacccattttgtgaagtagtcaatcgCGACGAGCAGGAATTTCATTTGTCTCTTTCCCTGGGGTAAGAGACCCATGATATCGATCCCCCACAGTGCGAATGGCCAAGGCGAGGAAATTGTGGTCATCTTTTCTCTAGGGACTCATTGAACAATTCCGTACCTTTGGCAACTATCACACTTCTTCACGAAATTGGCTGCGTCTTGTTGCATTGTCGGCCAAAAGTAGCCTGTTCTCATGATCTTCCTGACAAGGGACTTTGCTCCCATGTGGTCTCCGCAGATTCCTCCGTGCACTTCTTCCAGGACGTATTTGGCTTCTTCCTCTTCTATACATCTCAAATATGGTTGGGAGTAACCCCTTTTGTAGAGTTTGTCATTAAGTATCGTAAATCTGGCGGCTCGTTTCTGGATCTTCTTGGCTTCTTCTGGATCTGGCGGTAGTCGTCCTTCTCGAAGGAACGACAGAATCGGGCTCGTCCATCCAGGGTTGGTGTGCACCGAGAGAGTTTGAAGTTCCTGGATGCTAGGGGAATTTTGTTCTTCCAGCCTCCAATCAAGCATTTTATCTTGGATGTCTGTTGAGGCACTTCGTGCTACCTCGTCAGCTTCAGCATTCTGATCCCTAGGGATCTGAACGAATTCTACGTGATTAAAGGCACTTACCAGCTGCTCGTCAGTTTGAGGTACTTTTGCATCCTCGTCTCTTTTGCTTTGAATTCCCCTCTCACTTGCCTTATGACGAGCTGCGAGTCACTCTTGAGCATAATAGTTTCACCTCCGAGTGCCCGAGCTATTTTCAATCTCGTCAGCAAGGCCTCATATTCTGCCTCGTTATTGGTTACAGGGAATTTGAGCTGAACCCCGTACTTGAGAACATCTTTTTCAGGGGAAGTAATAACAATGCCTGCTTCGCCTCCTTTCTGAGTGGACGACCCATCAGTGTTTACCGTCCAGAGATTTTCTATGTTCTCGGGGGTGGTGAATTCTGCTATGAAATTGGCCAACGCCTGAGCTTTTATGGCTGTCCTTGGACGGTATTTTATGTCAAACTGGCTGAGCTCGATAGCCTACTGTACCATTCATCCTGCCACTTCGGGTCTGTTCATTGCCTTTTAGATGGGTTGGTCTGTCATTACAATGATGGGGTTGGCTTAAAGTATGGACGAAGTTTTCTTGAAGCCACAATCAGGGCGAATGTGATCTTTTCTATGCTAGGATACCGCGCCTCGGCACCCTGGAAAGCCTGGTTGACGTAGTATACAGGAAGTTGCAACCTatcttcttctctgatcaatgCTGCGCTGACGGCCGTAACAGATACAACTAAATACAGGAATAAGTCCTAGCCCTCTTTCGACGGACTTAAGAGTGGAGGGTTGCTAAGAT
The sequence above is drawn from the Quercus lobata isolate SW786 chromosome 12, ValleyOak3.0 Primary Assembly, whole genome shotgun sequence genome and encodes:
- the LOC115970125 gene encoding uncharacterized protein LOC115970125, whose protein sequence is MKLNSSKYAFGVSSGKFLGFMVSQRGIEAKPEKVKAILEMSSSRTIKEVQSLTGRIATLNKFVSKATDKCLPFFKTLKKVFSWTKECKTAFQELNAALIREEDRLQLPVYYVNQAFQGAEARYPSIEKITFALIVASRKLRPYFKPTPSLTAIKAQALANFIAEFTTPENIENLWTVNTDGSSTQKGGEAGIVITSPEKDVLKYGVQLKFPVTNNEAEYEALLTRLKIARALGGETIMLKSDSQLVIRDQNAEADEVARSASTDIQDKMLDWRLEEQNSPSIQELQTLSVHTNPGWTSPILSFLREGRLPPDPEEAKKIQKRAARFTILNDKLYKRGYSQPYLRCIEEEEAKYVLEEVHGGICGDHMGAKSLVRKIMRTGYFWPTMQQDAANFVKKCDSCQRYGIVQ